A window of the Ignisphaera sp. genome harbors these coding sequences:
- a CDS encoding transcription initiation factor IIB, giving the protein MVIRPSEPSPEDIVSRCPSGNIVYDEISGEWICADSGEVISEHVIDRGPEWRAFTAEEKERRSRAGSPINIALQDSGLSTIIDWYDRDASSRKLDLKRRLELIRIRRWHSRTRIQSAVSRNILQALNELERVAEQLNLPRFVKEEAAIIYRRAIERELVRGRAIESMVAAALYAACRIHGVPRTLDEISKYTKSSRKDIARCYRLLVRELSLKIPIVDATEYAQRIASMLGLSGATAKLAVDIIQKARELGITAGRDPAGIAAASVYIAALINDERRTQKEVAAAAGVTEVTVRNRYKELTKVLNVLKINSEEET; this is encoded by the coding sequence ATGGTGATAAGACCTTCAGAACCTTCTCCAGAAGATATTGTTTCGAGATGTCCTAGCGGTAATATTGTGTATGATGAAATTAGTGGTGAATGGATTTGTGCTGATAGTGGTGAAGTTATTTCCGAACATGTTATTGATAGAGGACCAGAATGGCGTGCTTTTACTGCAGAAGAGAAGGAGAGGAGAAGTCGTGCTGGAAGCCCTATAAATATAGCTCTACAAGATAGCGGGCTATCAACTATTATAGACTGGTATGATAGAGATGCATCGAGTAGGAAGCTGGATCTCAAGAGAAGACTCGAGCTCATTAGGATAAGGAGATGGCATAGTAGGACAAGGATTCAGAGTGCTGTAAGTAGAAATATCTTGCAGGCTCTAAATGAGCTTGAGAGAGTGGCAGAACAACTCAATTTACCTAGGTTTGTGAAAGAGGAGGCGGCAATAATATATAGAAGAGCTATAGAGAGAGAACTTGTACGTGGAAGAGCGATAGAGAGTATGGTTGCTGCAGCACTTTATGCTGCTTGCAGAATACATGGTGTGCCTAGAACTCTTGATGAGATTTCGAAGTATACAAAGAGTAGTAGGAAAGATATTGCTAGATGTTACAGACTTCTTGTGAGAGAATTAAGCCTCAAGATACCTATTGTGGATGCTACAGAATATGCTCAAAGAATAGCATCAATGCTGGGTCTTAGCGGAGCTACAGCAAAACTTGCAGTAGATATTATCCAGAAGGCTAGAGAACTAGGTATAACAGCAGGCAGAGATCCTGCAGGAATTGCAGCTGCTTCAGTATATATAGCGGCTCTTATAAATGATGAGAGAAGAACACAGAAAGAAGTTGCAGCAGCTGCAGGTGTGACTGAGGTAACAGTTAGAAATAGGTATAAAGAGCTTACAAAGGTATTAAACGTCCTCAAGATAAATAGTGAGGAAGAGACATAA
- a CDS encoding DNA-directed RNA polymerase subunit P, whose product MTRYICIKCYKEFDESELKVMLSTRCPYCGYRVIAKSRSSEIKILKAI is encoded by the coding sequence ATGACCAGATACATATGTATAAAGTGTTACAAAGAATTTGATGAATCAGAGTTAAAGGTCATGTTGAGTACCAGATGCCCCTACTGCGGATATAGAGTTATAGCAAAAAGTAGAAGTAGTGAGATAAAGATACTGAAAGCAATTTGA
- a CDS encoding translation initiation factor, which yields MKVDTLCAGLPSELCAQLETESQVIKIKLERRKMSKVVTVIEGIDDKTFDLKKLASYLKTKLAAGGTLKNGRIEIQGDHRSKVKKILVEELGFNPDNIVFIEEGGS from the coding sequence ATGAAAGTAGACACACTATGTGCTGGATTACCTTCAGAACTATGTGCACAACTTGAAACAGAATCACAAGTCATAAAAATAAAGCTAGAGCGCAGAAAAATGAGTAAGGTTGTAACAGTAATAGAAGGTATAGACGATAAAACCTTTGACTTAAAGAAGCTTGCTTCTTACCTAAAAACAAAGTTAGCTGCTGGAGGTACTCTAAAGAACGGTAGAATAGAGATACAGGGAGATCATAGATCTAAAGTAAAGAAAATATTGGTCGAAGAGCTGGGATTCAATCCTGATAACATAGTATTCATTGAAGAAGGAGGATCATGA
- a CDS encoding RimK family alpha-L-glutamate ligase gives MKIAVVADKAVPPWSVRQIILALEYLGASAIYVRPSELVSVFGEGDDTILHLATSRPIEFNGVILRDLGSTITLENFLRRCNVFRHLELLGIPVINPVDSIVVARDKYYSLLLLNRAGLPVPKTLVTEDFMLPSKVTEQWSKTIIKPVIGSMGFGIVMTENPDVTYTIARTLAQLKQPIYLQRYIEKPGRDIRILVVGNEIVAAYYRVQNSKDEWKTNIAQGAKPIPITKLSEELHTIIFKVMKVLKLHYAGIDVAETEKGYVIFEVNASPQWRGIQKATGINPALHLARYVLSLIKR, from the coding sequence ATGAAGATAGCGGTTGTAGCTGATAAAGCGGTACCGCCATGGAGTGTTAGACAGATAATACTTGCTCTAGAATATCTAGGTGCTTCAGCAATATACGTAAGACCTTCTGAACTTGTTTCAGTCTTTGGTGAAGGAGACGATACTATACTCCATCTAGCTACATCAAGACCTATAGAATTCAATGGCGTAATTCTAAGGGATCTAGGCTCAACAATAACCCTAGAGAATTTCCTTAGGAGATGTAATGTGTTTAGACACTTAGAGTTACTTGGTATTCCTGTGATTAATCCCGTGGATTCTATAGTTGTAGCCAGAGATAAGTACTATAGTTTACTACTTCTAAATAGAGCCGGTCTACCGGTACCTAAGACCCTCGTAACAGAAGATTTTATGTTACCATCAAAGGTTACAGAACAATGGAGTAAAACTATCATAAAGCCTGTGATAGGGAGTATGGGCTTCGGAATAGTTATGACTGAAAACCCTGATGTAACTTACACAATAGCTAGAACGCTAGCGCAACTTAAACAACCTATATATCTTCAGAGATACATAGAAAAGCCTGGTAGAGATATAAGGATCCTTGTCGTAGGTAACGAAATTGTCGCAGCTTATTATCGTGTACAGAATTCAAAAGATGAATGGAAAACCAACATAGCTCAAGGAGCTAAACCAATACCCATAACTAAACTTAGTGAAGAGCTTCACACCATTATCTTCAAGGTTATGAAGGTTCTAAAACTTCACTATGCCGGGATAGATGTAGCTGAAACCGAGAAAGGATACGTAATTTTTGAGGTTAATGCGTCTCCGCAATGGAGAGGTATCCAAAAAGCTACAGGTATTAATCCAGCACTACATCTAGCCAGATATGTTTTATCTCTCATTAAACGATAA
- a CDS encoding DUF1614 domain-containing protein, with the protein MPCIANPKKVCRSIRLPLINGIAINCCGFLLPLYSTLVLMICKTVEIQHLILLLSLAIAIAVVHTYATEKMILVNVVRYTLSFVLLSIAITYSEDIYYILPFSTIMGIVLGSDILPSIFMYRSLESESKVLVIGGYMALDSIPISLIISLSILSIFRILQLFGIHF; encoded by the coding sequence ATGCCATGTATAGCAAACCCCAAGAAAGTATGTCGATCGATACGTTTACCACTAATCAATGGTATCGCCATTAACTGTTGCGGCTTTTTACTTCCATTATACTCTACACTAGTACTGATGATATGCAAGACCGTAGAAATACAACACCTAATTCTGTTACTATCATTAGCTATAGCCATAGCCGTAGTACATACGTATGCAACAGAGAAGATGATTCTTGTTAATGTGGTTAGATACACATTATCATTCGTACTTCTATCGATAGCTATAACGTATAGTGAAGATATCTACTACATATTACCTTTCTCAACAATTATGGGAATAGTTCTAGGTTCTGATATACTTCCATCTATATTCATGTATAGATCTCTAGAGAGTGAAAGCAAGGTGTTGGTAATCGGAGGATATATGGCTTTAGATTCGATACCCATATCTCTCATAATCTCTCTATCAATATTATCAATATTTCGAATACTGCAATTATTTGGCATACACTTCTGA
- a CDS encoding metallophosphoesterase: MLHIVSVSDVHSPRYLPLFFASITTLRLVNQKADLIILAGDMVEKNSIDNMKPIISVLNKLVNKNPRRIPIVAVFGNEEYIGFEHRYREMYPEVLWLDDEYTIIEIKDAEICIVGSRGVLERPTTWQKKNIPCIENLYSNRLRKIKELLNICREYRLSILVTHYASTSVTLQGEPPQIHYFLGYKIIEYIDSDLRPDISIHGHVHNSTKTYAMINTTKIFNVSLPAIKHITVIDVNI; this comes from the coding sequence ATGTTACATATAGTATCAGTATCTGATGTCCATAGCCCTAGATATCTTCCGCTTTTCTTTGCCTCTATAACTACGTTAAGACTTGTGAATCAAAAAGCTGATTTAATAATACTTGCAGGCGATATGGTGGAAAAGAATTCTATAGATAACATGAAGCCCATTATCTCTGTTCTCAATAAGCTTGTCAATAAAAATCCTAGACGTATTCCTATAGTAGCTGTATTCGGTAATGAAGAGTACATAGGCTTTGAACACAGATATAGAGAGATGTATCCGGAAGTTCTATGGCTAGATGATGAATATACTATCATCGAGATTAAGGACGCAGAAATATGTATTGTAGGTAGTCGTGGGGTACTTGAGAGACCGACTACGTGGCAGAAAAAGAATATTCCATGTATAGAGAATTTGTATAGCAATAGGCTCAGAAAAATTAAGGAATTACTGAATATATGTAGAGAGTATAGATTATCAATACTTGTAACACATTATGCCTCAACATCTGTAACTCTACAAGGAGAGCCACCACAGATTCACTATTTCTTAGGTTATAAGATAATTGAGTATATAGATAGCGATCTTAGACCTGATATATCTATCCATGGTCATGTGCATAATTCTACAAAAACCTATGCCATGATCAATACCACCAAGATCTTTAATGTATCTCTTCCAGCCATCAAACATATAACAGTTATAGATGTAAATATATGA
- a CDS encoding HAD-IB family phosphatase — protein MVRVYAFDVDGTLTPIRSCWRFIHNILNTVHRSRNYSKYFFEGLLSYDEWVAMELNLWKNIDVEVFKRIVYAIPWRNGIEDLVEFRHKKSRDIFIAISGGFNFLGERAVHELKFNSYIGVELEILNGRLTGYALSYPDFNGKGTELIEYLRSNSIEYSELICIGDNINDIDMFRHCDVSIAFCPSKNLRRDYINIFINSCNIRNLVNVLYTI, from the coding sequence ATGGTAAGAGTGTACGCTTTTGATGTAGATGGAACATTAACACCGATTAGAAGTTGCTGGAGATTCATTCACAATATTCTCAATACTGTGCACAGATCTAGAAACTATTCAAAGTATTTCTTTGAAGGTTTGTTAAGCTATGATGAATGGGTAGCAATGGAGCTAAATCTATGGAAAAATATAGATGTTGAAGTCTTCAAAAGAATTGTGTATGCTATTCCATGGAGAAACGGTATAGAGGATTTAGTAGAATTTAGGCATAAAAAGTCTAGAGACATATTTATAGCTATCTCAGGGGGGTTTAATTTCTTAGGTGAAAGAGCGGTACATGAACTCAAATTCAATTCATATATAGGTGTAGAGTTAGAAATATTGAATGGAAGACTTACAGGTTATGCATTGAGTTATCCAGATTTCAATGGTAAAGGTACGGAATTGATAGAGTATCTGCGTAGCAATAGTATAGAGTATAGCGAATTGATATGTATAGGTGACAATATCAACGATATCGATATGTTTAGACACTGCGATGTCTCGATAGCTTTCTGTCCTTCAAAAAACTTAAGAAGAGATTACATCAACATCTTTATTAATTCATGTAACATAAGAAATCTCGTAAATGTACTTTATACGATCTAA
- a CDS encoding spermidine synthase → MSLRVKQVHVVKRSRYQEIVVAEVEDFGRSLILDGYIQSSEADEHVYHESLVHPAMVLHPNPTKVLIIGGGEGATLREVLKHKTVELAVMVDIDEDVIEVSKEYLPSFHGNAFYDPRARIIIEDGLKFVSEAKEVYDIVILDLTDPYSSDIAGPLYSENFYRDIHRILSNNGLVVTQAGSAFFYRDVYNSIANSIKNIYRYHLEYQVWIPSFGYSCNFVLGSKEYNPIEHLKKEFVDSILKFRGVETKFINGQRIEALVSIGIY, encoded by the coding sequence ATGAGTTTAAGAGTTAAACAGGTACATGTTGTAAAGAGATCCAGATATCAGGAGATAGTAGTAGCAGAGGTGGAGGATTTTGGACGAAGCCTTATTCTCGACGGATATATTCAGAGTAGTGAAGCAGATGAACACGTATACCATGAATCTCTAGTTCATCCAGCTATGGTGCTTCATCCTAACCCAACCAAGGTCTTGATAATTGGTGGAGGTGAGGGAGCTACATTGCGTGAAGTTTTAAAACATAAAACAGTAGAATTAGCTGTTATGGTTGATATAGATGAAGATGTTATTGAAGTTTCGAAAGAATATCTGCCTTCATTCCATGGAAATGCGTTTTATGATCCAAGAGCTAGGATAATAATTGAAGATGGTTTAAAGTTTGTCTCTGAAGCAAAGGAAGTATACGATATCGTCATACTAGATCTAACGGATCCATATTCAAGCGATATAGCTGGACCACTCTATAGCGAGAATTTTTATAGAGATATACATAGGATTCTAAGCAACAATGGTCTAGTCGTTACACAAGCCGGTTCAGCATTCTTCTATAGAGATGTTTATAACTCCATAGCTAATTCTATTAAGAACATCTATAGATACCATCTAGAATACCAAGTATGGATTCCATCATTTGGATACTCATGTAACTTTGTTTTGGGATCCAAAGAATACAATCCAATAGAGCATCTCAAGAAGGAGTTCGTGGATAGTATACTGAAATTTAGAGGAGTTGAAACTAAATTTATAAATGGGCAACGAATAGAAGCTTTAGTTAGTATAGGCATATACTGA
- a CDS encoding metal-dependent transcriptional regulator, whose amino-acid sequence MVVKHFKIQTKTLEDYLKAMYRLEEIYGIAKTQDIATELNVTPATVSKTLKKLAEGDYIRWIPYEGVKLTKKGRRLAEDAIKKHRIAETFLHLHLGFDLIESHRYAHMFEHLPDEILDRLWIYMQKPSRCPHGNPIPGSVTDNISDLPLTEFVEGTEIVITRILCSFDSSLLAKVISLGIEVSKKVCIESTSPMMISLLINGKRVELNRYESRLIRGLAIKKCR is encoded by the coding sequence ATGGTTGTGAAACACTTCAAGATACAGACTAAGACATTAGAGGATTATCTTAAGGCCATGTATAGACTTGAGGAAATATATGGTATTGCTAAAACCCAAGATATTGCGACAGAGCTTAATGTAACGCCTGCTACTGTTTCTAAAACTTTGAAGAAACTAGCTGAAGGAGACTACATTAGATGGATACCATATGAGGGTGTTAAGCTAACAAAAAAAGGTAGAAGATTAGCTGAAGATGCTATTAAGAAACATAGAATTGCTGAAACCTTTCTTCATCTTCACTTAGGATTTGATCTTATAGAATCGCATAGGTACGCACATATGTTCGAACATTTACCAGATGAAATATTGGATAGGCTTTGGATATATATGCAGAAACCAAGCCGATGCCCACATGGAAATCCTATACCGGGTTCAGTTACAGATAATATAAGTGATCTACCGTTAACAGAGTTTGTTGAAGGAACAGAGATAGTTATTACACGTATTTTATGTTCGTTTGATAGCTCCCTTCTTGCAAAGGTTATCAGTCTAGGTATCGAGGTAAGTAAGAAGGTATGCATAGAATCTACATCACCTATGATGATATCCTTGCTAATAAATGGTAAAAGAGTTGAGTTAAATAGATACGAATCACGACTCATAAGAGGTTTAGCTATTAAAAAATGTCGATGA
- a CDS encoding orotidine 5'-phosphate decarboxylase / HUMPS family protein codes for MLIVALDPPINVGSEKWVTERYKVLRDIVKGFKIGLPAIVKYGINWLNNLFKDYDGLSIADLKLADIGDIMALTATMLRNVGFNAVIAHAFVGYEKGIEVLAKVCEKEGIKLILVVSMSHEGSKEFIDRHIDEFVDTAERVGSWGVVAPATRPNVIQYIRSKVGSKIKIISPGVGVQGAEPGAALCAGADYEIVGRAITYSDLEKVRELAHGLLESQKKRLLLCRG; via the coding sequence ATGCTAATTGTGGCTCTAGATCCACCTATAAATGTTGGTTCAGAGAAATGGGTTACAGAACGATACAAAGTATTAAGGGATATAGTAAAGGGATTCAAGATAGGATTACCGGCTATAGTTAAATACGGCATCAATTGGTTAAATAATCTATTTAAAGACTACGATGGTCTCTCAATAGCGGATCTTAAGCTAGCTGATATAGGAGATATAATGGCTTTAACGGCAACAATGCTGAGGAATGTGGGTTTCAATGCCGTTATTGCTCATGCATTCGTAGGATACGAGAAAGGTATAGAGGTGCTAGCTAAGGTATGTGAAAAAGAGGGCATTAAGTTGATACTAGTTGTATCAATGTCTCATGAAGGTTCTAAGGAATTCATAGATAGACATATAGATGAATTCGTAGATACAGCAGAACGTGTTGGTAGCTGGGGTGTTGTAGCACCAGCTACACGACCTAATGTAATACAATACATTAGATCAAAAGTTGGATCGAAGATAAAAATAATTTCACCTGGAGTAGGAGTGCAGGGAGCAGAACCTGGTGCAGCTCTTTGTGCTGGTGCTGACTATGAGATAGTTGGTAGAGCTATTACGTATTCAGATTTGGAAAAAGTAAGAGAGCTGGCACATGGTTTATTAGAGTCTCAGAAGAAGAGGTTATTGCTATGTCGTGGCTAG
- a CDS encoding phosphoribosyltransferase family protein, translated as MSWLAVELFRKGMIKIGRYKLTSGLESPFYIDLRQLYSYPDVIEKLVTELCSAWDLSSYDVIVGIATSGLVLASFIACRLNKPLSYVRIDRKAHGTQSIVEGVVESKSCLIVDDVATTGGSIEHAYNAIKEVRGIPIAALVVVDREQGARKKIESLGMKFYSYINVSNIFKHLYEKELIDTRTYDEVINYIKRFNQDL; from the coding sequence ATGTCGTGGCTAGCTGTAGAGCTATTTAGAAAGGGTATGATAAAGATAGGTAGATATAAACTTACTTCGGGTCTAGAAAGCCCATTCTATATAGATTTGAGGCAACTCTATAGCTATCCTGATGTTATTGAAAAACTCGTAACAGAATTATGTTCTGCTTGGGATCTAAGTAGCTACGACGTTATTGTCGGTATAGCTACCTCAGGCCTAGTGTTAGCATCATTCATAGCATGTAGGCTTAATAAACCTCTATCTTATGTTAGGATAGACAGAAAGGCTCACGGTACGCAGTCTATTGTTGAAGGTGTTGTAGAATCAAAAAGCTGCCTAATAGTAGATGATGTAGCAACTACTGGAGGATCTATAGAACATGCATATAATGCCATAAAGGAGGTTAGGGGTATACCAATAGCAGCATTAGTGGTTGTAGATAGAGAACAAGGAGCAAGAAAGAAGATAGAGTCACTCGGTATGAAGTTCTACAGCTACATTAATGTATCAAACATCTTTAAACATCTTTATGAGAAAGAGTTAATCGATACGAGAACCTATGACGAAGTTATTAACTACATTAAGCGTTTTAATCAAGATCTATAG
- the pyrB gene encoding aspartate carbamoyltransferase yields MFYSLQIVALDLGIKMVTSFKNRDVVSILDFTRKELETLFEYADKFRKVEGKLNLLNGKVVSLAFFEPSTRTRLSFEVVAKRLGADVVSIIGEEASSIAKGENLADTIRMLDAYSNIIILRHRYEGAAKYAAEIAENPVINAGDGIQHHPTQAMIDLYTVKILFGSIDGLVYVVLGDLRYGRAAMSFIYGLSLYKPKKLYVVAPQLLRIRSEVLQILKERGLPIEEKNDVREIISEADVLYVTRIQRERFPDPMEYEKVRGSYIVTLDLLEKGKSTLKVLHPLPKVDEIDHKVDTSRYAAYYLQARLGVPLRMSLLSLVSGVEI; encoded by the coding sequence ATGTTTTATAGTTTACAGATAGTAGCATTAGATTTGGGCATAAAGATGGTCACATCATTTAAAAATAGAGATGTAGTATCAATACTGGATTTCACTAGGAAGGAGCTTGAGACATTGTTTGAGTATGCAGATAAATTCCGCAAAGTTGAGGGAAAATTGAATCTATTAAACGGGAAGGTGGTCTCTCTCGCTTTTTTTGAACCATCTACTCGTACAAGGCTCAGTTTTGAAGTAGTAGCAAAACGTCTAGGTGCAGATGTTGTATCGATCATAGGTGAGGAAGCCTCCAGTATAGCTAAAGGCGAAAACTTGGCAGACACAATACGTATGCTTGATGCATATTCCAATATTATAATTCTAAGACATAGATATGAAGGAGCAGCAAAATATGCTGCAGAAATAGCCGAAAACCCTGTTATCAATGCTGGTGATGGTATTCAACACCATCCAACACAAGCTATGATCGATCTATATACAGTAAAGATACTCTTTGGATCAATCGATGGATTAGTGTATGTTGTTTTAGGGGATCTTAGATATGGAAGAGCAGCAATGTCATTCATATACGGTCTTTCTCTATATAAGCCCAAGAAGTTGTATGTAGTTGCTCCTCAACTATTACGTATACGTAGCGAAGTTCTACAAATACTGAAAGAAAGAGGTCTACCTATCGAAGAGAAAAATGATGTGAGAGAAATAATCAGTGAAGCAGATGTTCTATATGTTACACGTATCCAGAGAGAAAGGTTTCCAGATCCTATGGAGTATGAAAAAGTTAGAGGTTCGTATATTGTTACATTAGATCTTCTAGAGAAAGGCAAGTCTACATTAAAAGTTCTACACCCTCTACCAAAAGTAGATGAAATAGACCATAAAGTTGATACATCAAGATATGCAGCCTACTATCTTCAAGCTAGATTAGGTGTACCCCTAAGAATGTCTTTATTATCTTTGGTTTCTGGTGTAGAGATATGA
- the pyrI gene encoding aspartate carbamoyltransferase regulatory subunit, giving the protein MSSENIHTLVVPKILNGTVIDHIPAGRALDILKVLNITGGEGWRIAVLLNVESKKLGRKDIIKIERRKLTSAEVNVIALIAPTATINIIENFVVVEKFKVNVPEIIEGVIRCPNPTCISNKEREPVKSRFRTLSKDQLVFRCEYCSTIVTRDDILKLIIR; this is encoded by the coding sequence ATGAGTTCAGAAAACATACACACGTTGGTGGTTCCAAAAATACTGAATGGAACTGTCATTGATCATATACCAGCAGGTAGAGCTCTAGACATACTAAAGGTGTTGAATATAACTGGTGGAGAAGGCTGGAGAATAGCGGTACTATTGAATGTTGAGAGCAAGAAGTTAGGTAGAAAAGATATAATAAAGATAGAGCGTAGAAAATTAACTTCAGCAGAAGTAAACGTTATAGCACTCATAGCTCCTACAGCAACTATAAACATTATCGAGAATTTTGTTGTAGTTGAGAAGTTTAAGGTAAATGTGCCAGAGATTATAGAGGGTGTAATTAGATGTCCGAATCCTACATGTATATCGAATAAAGAACGAGAACCGGTAAAGTCTAGGTTTAGAACATTATCAAAGGATCAGCTTGTATTTCGTTGCGAATATTGTTCAACCATTGTAACTAGAGATGATATACTAAAGCTTATCATAAGATGA